The bacterium genome window below encodes:
- a CDS encoding 6-phosphogluconolactonase: MDKKNDCGQEPIEFGLKVKICDNVELMGATAATKAAKILKKYTVDKKKQVVCVFAAAPSQNTFLANLFKNEGIDWTKVTAFHLDEYLDLPRNHPNTFEVYLRKHIFEKIGIPESNINYIKEHTGSAEEIVANYEKKLSETIKKIRDDGGVYIAFIGIGVNGHIAFNEPGTDIYSSKWVLPIEIDDVSVQQQYDDYKNHPDPASRYATLADVPRKAITMSCAAILEADYILTIVPGEQKADAIQKAVEGPITPLMPASLLRQHHSTVLYVDKDAASKLNPAPAVEK; this comes from the coding sequence ATGGATAAAAAAAACGACTGCGGACAAGAACCTATAGAGTTTGGATTAAAAGTTAAAATCTGTGATAACGTTGAGTTGATGGGTGCAACAGCGGCTACAAAAGCTGCAAAAATTCTTAAAAAATATACTGTTGATAAGAAGAAACAGGTTGTATGCGTTTTTGCAGCGGCACCTTCTCAGAACACTTTTTTAGCAAATCTATTTAAAAATGAAGGTATTGACTGGACAAAAGTTACTGCGTTTCATCTTGATGAGTATCTTGACCTCCCACGCAACCATCCTAACACATTTGAGGTATACCTGCGTAAACATATTTTTGAAAAGATAGGGATTCCTGAATCAAATATTAATTATATTAAAGAACATACTGGGTCTGCTGAAGAGATAGTTGCTAATTATGAGAAAAAACTTTCAGAAACTATCAAAAAAATAAGAGATGACGGAGGAGTTTATATAGCGTTTATAGGTATTGGAGTTAACGGACATATAGCTTTTAATGAGCCGGGTACAGATATATATTCTTCAAAATGGGTGCTCCCAATTGAGATAGACGATGTTTCTGTTCAACAGCAGTATGACGATTATAAGAACCACCCAGACCCTGCATCAAGATACGCAACATTGGCAGATGTACCAAGAAAAGCTATTACTATGAGTTGTGCTGCTATCCTTGAAGCAGATTATATTTTAACTATTGTGCCTGGAGAACAGAAGGCCGATGCTATACAGAAAGCAGTAGAAGGACCTATTACTCCGTTGATGCCTGCTTCTCTTTTAAGACAACACCACTCTACAGTTCTGTATGTGGATAAAGATGCAGCATCAAAACTAAATCCAGCACCTGCTGTTGAAAAATAA
- a CDS encoding sugar kinase, translating to MSVKRIVTFGEIMLRLKSPGADRLFQSPVLEATFGGGEANVAVSLANYGMDAAFVSVLPNNDISKACISNLRSFGVDTSLIEWGEGRMGIYFLETGANQRGSKVVYDRSGSAISIAGINSIDWNKTFKGADWFHITGITPAISQSAADLSISAVKAAKDAGLTVSCDFNFRSKLWKYGKTAPEVMNELVKYVDYGVANEEDCQKSLGIAADIAVEKGKLDISRYEQLAKKVLEKFPQMKAIAITLRESKSADYNGWSACLYNRNNFYLSKKYEITDIVDRVGGGDSFASGLVYGLINNMEPEYALNFAVAASCLKHSINGDFNRVTVKEVEGIMGGDVSGRVQR from the coding sequence ATGAGCGTAAAAAGAATTGTTACTTTTGGAGAAATAATGTTAAGACTAAAGTCCCCAGGCGCAGATAGACTTTTCCAATCGCCTGTGTTGGAAGCAACCTTTGGGGGCGGGGAAGCAAATGTAGCTGTTTCTCTTGCCAACTATGGTATGGACGCAGCCTTTGTTTCTGTTCTACCAAACAACGATATCTCAAAGGCATGTATATCAAACCTAAGAAGTTTTGGGGTTGACACTTCCTTGATAGAGTGGGGCGAAGGTAGAATGGGTATATATTTTCTTGAAACAGGTGCTAACCAAAGAGGTTCAAAAGTTGTTTATGACCGTTCTGGGTCAGCTATCTCTATTGCAGGGATTAATTCTATCGATTGGAACAAAACGTTTAAAGGGGCAGACTGGTTCCATATTACTGGTATAACCCCAGCAATAAGCCAATCTGCTGCAGACCTATCTATTTCTGCTGTGAAGGCTGCAAAAGATGCGGGTTTAACAGTTTCATGTGATTTTAATTTCCGTTCAAAACTTTGGAAATATGGGAAAACAGCTCCAGAGGTAATGAACGAACTGGTGAAATATGTTGATTATGGTGTAGCTAATGAGGAAGACTGCCAAAAATCGCTTGGTATTGCGGCTGATATTGCTGTTGAAAAAGGGAAGTTAGATATATCCAGATACGAACAACTGGCTAAAAAAGTGTTAGAAAAATTCCCTCAGATGAAAGCGATAGCCATAACATTGAGAGAAAGTAAAAGTGCTGACTATAACGGTTGGTCTGCCTGTTTGTATAACAGAAACAATTTTTATTTAAGTAAAAAATATGAAATCACAGATATTGTTGATAGGGTAGGAGGAGGAGATTCGTTTGCAAGCGGTCTTGTTTACGGGCTGATCAACAATATGGAACCTGAATATGCTTTAAACTTTGCTGTAGCAGCAAGTTGTTTGAAACACTCTATTAACGGAGATTTTAACAGGGTTACCGTTAAAGAAGTTGAAGGCATAATGGGTGGAGATGTTTCTGGTAGAGTTCAGAGGTAA
- a CDS encoding succinylglutamate desuccinylase/aspartoacylase family protein codes for MAEIKKKFIDVNVKNIRPFKLPYWEIDSGKPGPCFLINAEQHGIEVIGCEVIRRFCPVAAEKILKGKFYLLPFSNPPALWNRRHHVYSEPGLPKGRRQDDMNRGWPGNPEGHEIEQIVYLIYEILVKEATHNIDMHCHSFFNIAYVRTNDDTDSVSLAMASAFPMVIIEKQVFDDQPTSLRKIFNRGGKPSFSTEFSGQYVVLEEQVKIGIRALENCSKHLGMFEGEPEGTEKSLVARDGVPAPVPVVAPFNGLFIENGWKPGDYIKKGDMLGTLFSDANLEIEEIRAPISGLLTKYGCSRRHSDVDLASRHPYADKGDILANIREVNNS; via the coding sequence ATGGCTGAAATAAAGAAAAAGTTTATAGATGTCAATGTTAAAAATATTAGACCGTTCAAACTTCCATACTGGGAGATAGATTCAGGCAAACCCGGTCCCTGCTTCCTTATAAACGCTGAACAGCATGGAATAGAGGTTATTGGATGCGAGGTGATAAGGAGGTTTTGCCCTGTGGCTGCAGAAAAGATTCTTAAAGGAAAATTCTACCTCCTTCCTTTCTCAAACCCGCCTGCTTTGTGGAACAGAAGACACCACGTCTATTCTGAACCAGGTTTACCTAAAGGCCGAAGGCAAGACGATATGAACAGAGGTTGGCCAGGTAATCCTGAAGGTCACGAGATTGAGCAAATAGTATACCTGATATACGAAATACTTGTTAAAGAAGCAACCCATAACATAGATATGCACTGCCATAGTTTTTTTAATATTGCTTATGTACGCACCAACGATGATACAGATAGCGTTTCTCTGGCTATGGCTTCCGCATTCCCTATGGTAATAATAGAAAAACAAGTATTTGACGATCAACCCACTTCTTTAAGAAAAATATTTAACAGAGGAGGCAAACCCTCATTCTCTACGGAGTTTTCAGGCCAATATGTGGTACTGGAAGAACAGGTCAAAATTGGTATAAGAGCGCTTGAAAACTGTTCAAAACATTTAGGTATGTTTGAAGGAGAACCAGAAGGTACTGAAAAATCCCTTGTAGCACGAGATGGTGTACCTGCACCTGTTCCAGTTGTTGCTCCTTTCAACGGGTTATTTATTGAAAATGGCTGGAAACCGGGCGATTATATAAAGAAAGGCGATATGCTGGGCACTCTATTTAGCGATGCAAATCTGGAAATAGAAGAGATTAGGGCGCCTATAAGCGGACTTTTAACCAAGTATGGATGTAGCAGGAGACATTCTGATGTTGACCTTGCATCAAGGCACCCTTACGCAGATAAAGGAGACATTCTTGCCAATATACGGGAAGTGAACAACTCATAA